The following nucleotide sequence is from candidate division WOR-3 bacterium.
TGAAAGAATATTTTGAAAAGAAGGATCTTGAAATAAAATTTGAACCATCTTACTTTCCCTTTACAGAGCCCTCTGCTGAAGTTTCCATATTGTGGGATACAGGTGAAGGAAAAAGATTTCTTGAAATTGCAGGTTGCGGAATGGTTCACCCGAATGTTTTAAAAAATTGTAACATTGATCCTGAAGAGTGGAATGGATACGCTTTTGGAATGGGTGTTGAAAGACTTGTTATGGTTAAATACAAAATACCTGATATAAGACTTTTCTATGAAAATGAAAGAAGTTTTCTAAAGCAATTTTCAATATGAAGGTAACATATAATTGGTTAAAAGAATATGTTGATTTAAATATTTCTCCAAAGGAGCTTTTAGAAATTTTTGGAAAACTCGGAATGCCTGTTGAAGAGTTCACTGATTTTAGAAAAGGAAAAGAAAATTTAATGGTTGCAATAATTGAAGGTATTGAGAAGCATAAAAAGAAAGATAATCTTTTTGTTTTAAATTTAAGAACAAAAAAGGGAAACTTTAAAACAATTTCAGGAGCCCCTCTCCTTGAAAAAGGTAAAAAAGTTATCTTTGCACCAAAAGGAACTCTCCTGAAAGATTATATTGTTGAAGAAAAAATTATAGGAGGAGAAGAATCTCATGGCACAATTGTTTCAGAGGAGGAACTTTCTCTTGCTGATAAAAGTGAAACAGTTATTTTTCTTGATGAAAAGGTAAGTTTAGAGGATGACCCTTTAGAAATTCTTGGATTAAATGATTACATTTATGACCTTGAAATTTACCCAAATAGACCTGATTTACTTTCTGTAATTGGAATTGCAAGAGATCTTTCTGCGTATTTAAATCTTGAATTAAAAATACCTGAAATTAAGAAAATTAAAGAAGAGGAAATAAATTTTAAAATTGAAATTGAAGAAAATGCTCCATGTGATAGATATGTGGGTTTAATTATTAAAGATATAAAAGTAAAGGAAAGTCCTTCAAAAATAAAATACAGGTTAAATTTATGTGGAATAAGAGCAATAAATTCAGTTGTTGATGCTACAAACTATGTGATGCTTGAGACAGGTCACCCCTTACATGCTTTTGATTTAAATAAAATTAGAGAAAAAATTATAGTAAGAAATGCTAAAAGGGGAGAGAAAATTTTATGTCTTGATTCAAAATTGAGGGAACTGGATGAAGAGGTTATGGTTATTGCTGATAAAGAAAAGCCCCTTGCAATTGCAGGTGTAATAGGTGGTGAAGAATCAGGAGTAAGGGAAGATACAAGAGATATTTTATGTGAGAGTGCCTTTTTTGAAAAGATAAATATAAGAAAAACAGGTAAAAAACTTAATATTCAGACAGAATCCTCTTACAGGTTTGAAAGGGGTGCTGATTTTGAAATGGTTTATTACGCAGCTTGTAGATTAAGGGATTTAATTCTTGAAACATCAGGTGGTATTCCCTTTAAACCTATTGATGTTATAAAAAAGGAATATAAAAAGAAAAAAGTTTTTTTAAAAGAGGAAAAATTAAAAAAAATTCTTGGGAATGAATTTTCTCTTGAAAAATCAAAAGAAATTCTTGAAAGGCTCTATATAAAATCTAATTTAAATAATGGTATTTTAGAGGCAGAGATTCCAAGTTTCAGAAGGGATATTGAGATTGAGGAAGATTTGATAGAAGAGGTTGCAAGAATTTATGGTTATGAAAATTTTAAATCAGAGGCAGAAGAAGTTTCTTCCTTTGTAGG
It contains:
- the pheT gene encoding phenylalanine--tRNA ligase subunit beta, with amino-acid sequence MKVTYNWLKEYVDLNISPKELLEIFGKLGMPVEEFTDFRKGKENLMVAIIEGIEKHKKKDNLFVLNLRTKKGNFKTISGAPLLEKGKKVIFAPKGTLLKDYIVEEKIIGGEESHGTIVSEEELSLADKSETVIFLDEKVSLEDDPLEILGLNDYIYDLEIYPNRPDLLSVIGIARDLSAYLNLELKIPEIKKIKEEEINFKIEIEENAPCDRYVGLIIKDIKVKESPSKIKYRLNLCGIRAINSVVDATNYVMLETGHPLHAFDLNKIREKIIVRNAKRGEKILCLDSKLRELDEEVMVIADKEKPLAIAGVIGGEESGVREDTRDILCESAFFEKINIRKTGKKLNIQTESSYRFERGADFEMVYYAACRLRDLILETSGGIPFKPIDVIKKEYKKKKVFLKEEKLKKILGNEFSLEKSKEILERLYIKSNLNNGILEAEIPSFRRDIEIEEDLIEEVARIYGYENFKSEAEEVSSFVGKRDVTEDRIREHFKGEGFLECVNISLIEEKEANLFSEKYLKIKNPLSERFSVLRPSLLPSLLFSLKNNLRKNEKIQKLFEIGKVFYEDYSEEKKLGLLLADVKEENWLKGKEVEPYFELKGILESFFENFEDSLYFIEENFPFFEYGAKIIIDDKEVGFIGEVKEEILKYYDLKAQSVYSEISLDKIKLKDTLVFKPLPLYPSLSRDLSFVGSEEIKAQELIKALKELKSETLIERFILFDVYKGKPLKEGEKNFTFRVFFRSMDKTLTERDVDKEVEKIVKYIEEKTGYRLRG